A segment of the Tsukamurella tyrosinosolvens genome:
GACATGCCGCAGTACCTGACCTGGGTCGACGATGCCGACGAGGTGCCCACGGGCGCGAAGACCATCGACCAGCTCATCCTGGGCCGCGACGCCAAGCGCGTCCCCCCGCCCGAGAAGCAGGGCGGCTTCATCATCCTGACCTCGGGCACCACCGGCCTGCCGAAGGGCGCGACCCGCAGCAAGGTGCCCTCGCTCGCGACCGCGATGCTCGTCGACCGTATCCCGTTCAAGCGCCGCGGCACCGTCGTCATCGCCTCGCCGATCTTCCACTCGACCGGCTTCGCGATGTGGTCGGCGGGCATGTCCGTCGGCTGCACCACCGTGACGATGCGCCGGTTCGATCCGGAGAACACCCTCAAGCTGATCGCGGACAACCGCGCCGACATGCTGGTCGCGGTGCCCACGATGCTCACCCGCATGCTGAGCCTGCCCGCGGAGACCCTCGCGAAGTACGACACCAGCTGCCTGAAGTCGGTCGTCGTCGCCGGATCGGCGGTCTCCCCCGAGCTGTCCGAGAAGTTCCAGGACGTCTTCGGCGACGTGCTCTACAACGTCTACGGCTCGACCGAGGTCGCGGTCGCGACCGTCGCGCAGCCGAAGGACCTGCGCACGGCGCCCGGCACGGTCGGCAAGCCCCCGGTCCTCACGACGGTCCGTCTGTACGACGAGAACGACGCGCTGGTCGAGGGCGTCGGCAAGCGGGGCCGCGTCTTCGTGCGGGCCGGCGCGCCCTTCGAGGGCTACAGCGACGGGCGCACGAAGCAGATCATCGACGGCCACCTCTCGTCGGGCGACATGGGCCACTGGGACGAGCACGGCCTGCTGCACATCGACGGTCGCGACGACGACATGATCGTCTCCGGCGGCGAGAACGTCTACCCGCTCGAGGTGGAGAACCTCCTGGTCACCCGCGACGACGTGGTGGAGGCGGCCGTGATCGGCGTGCCCGATCCCGAGTTCGGCCAGCGCCTGCGCGCCTTCGTCGTGATCGACGGCGGCGCGCCCTCCGACGAGGAGGCGCTCGTGAAGGACCTCAAGGAGTTCGTCCGCGGCAACCTGGCCCGATTCAAGGTCCCGCGCGACGTCGTCTTCCTCGAGACGCTGCCCCGCAATCCCACGGGCAAGATCGTCCGCCGGGAGCTCCCCAAGGACTGACCCACGACGCGTCCGGCCCCGGATCCGCACCATGCGGATCCGGGGCCGGTCTCGTGTCAGGGCACAGCCGGCGTCCTACTTCTTCGCGAAGAACGAGACGTCGTCGTTGCCGATGAGGTCCGGCACCGTCCAGCCGTCGAGGTCGTACTCCGCGAGGCACTGCTCGGCGAGCCCCTTCATGGAGCTGACGCCGCCGCGGTTCTGCGCGGCGAACAGGAGCTCGGCCTTCACGTTCTCATGGTTGCCCGAGTAGTTCCGCTCGTACAGCTCGTGCCGGCCGCCGAACTCGGATCCGATCGAATCCCACAGGGCCTTCATGATCTTCACCCGCTCGACCGCGGGCATGCCGTCCGACCCGCGCACGTACTTGTCGAGGTACGGCCGCACATCGGGGCTCTTGAAGTCGAGGGAACTGGACGGCAGGTAGATCAGCCCGGACGCGACGTCCTGCTCGATGATCTCCTTGATCCGGGGGTACCCCTGGATCATGAACATGCGGTACGTGAGGCCGTACTCCAGCTTCGGGAGCACGGTGTCCCCGACCCACGGCTCGGGGTCGCGCGCCATCGATTCGGTCAGGGACCAGAACAGGTTCCGCCACCCGATGACCTCGCCGACGCGCGTCTGCACCCCGCGGAACCCGCCGGCGCCCGTCGCGTCGAGCGCCTTCATCAGCAGGCCCGCGATGAAGTCCAGCTTGACCGCGAGCCTGGTGCAGCCCTGAAAGGTGAAGCGCGGCAGGAACCCCGACTGCGGGAAGAAGGCGTTGATCTTCTCCACGTCGCCGTACATGAAGACGTTCTCCCAGGGAACCAGCACCTTGTCGAAGACGAAGATGGTGTCGTTCTCGTCCATCCTGCTCGACAGCGGGTAGTCGAACGGGCTGCCCATGACGGCCGCGTTCTGGGTGAAGGACGACCGGCAGATCAGCTTCACCCCGGGTGCGTCCATCGGGACCGTGCAGATGAGCGCGAACTCCTTCTTCTTGATCGGCAGGCCGTAGTGCGCGATGAAGTTGTAGTTGGTGATCGCCGATCCGGTGGCCACCACCTTGGCGCCGGAGACGATGAGCCCGGCATCGGTCTCCTTCTCCACCTTCATGAACACGTCGCCGACCTCGTCGGGCGGGAGCTGCCGGTCGACGGGCGGATTGATGATCGCGTGGTTCCAGTACAGGACCTTCTCCTGCGACTCCTTGTACCACCGCTCCGCGTTCGCCTGGAACGGCGAGTACAGCTCCTTGTTCGCGTGCAGTGTGCCCAGGAAGCTCGCCTTGTAGTCGGGAGACCGGCCCATCCAGCCGTAGGTCATCCGCGCCCAGGTGGCGATGGCGTCGCGCTCCTTGAGCATGTCCTCCGCGGACGTCGGCGCCTTGAAGAACGGCATCGTGACGCCGCCGTTGCCGGTATCTGTGGGCGTGGTCACCGCGTCGACGTGCTCGCCGGTGTGCATCGAGTCGTAGAGCCGGGCGGTCATCCGGACCGGGTTGCGGAACGCCGGGTGCGTCGTGACGTCCTTCACCCGCTCGCCGTGCAGCCAGATCTCGCGATCGTCCCTGAGCGATTCGATGTACTCGTCGCCCGTCATCGGGCGCGAGGCGAAGTTCCGGACGCTGTTCGCGGGGGCGTTCTCGGCGGGGTTGGTAGCGCTGGTGTCGATCCCGTTGCGGGGAGCGGATTCCGTCGTGGTCATGTCAGTTGCTTCCGATCGGTGTCGCGGGGAGGAGATGCAGGGGTGTGAACGAGGTCTCGGCGTCGAACCAGCCGTTGAGCGGGTCGTCGCAGGAGCCGCTCCAGACGGCCGCGGAGGAAGGCGCTCCGAGGTCGTGAAAGGTGCTGCGGTAGAACAGCAGCGGCTGCTTGCCGGACGATTCGGCGGCGACGATCTCGCCGATGAAGATGACGTGATCGCCGCCGTCGTACTGGGCCCACGGGATGCACGAGAACGTCGCCGCCGCACCGCAGATGATCGGCGCGGTCGGCCCCTCGGCCCAGACCGGTCCGGGCTCGCACGGGCGACCCGCGAAGTTCATCGCGATATCGACCTGATCCGCGGCCAGAACGTTGACGGCGAACGGAGCATCGCTGAGGTAGGCGCAGGCCTTCGACTTCTTCGTCATCGTCACTTGGCAGAGCCGCGGCTCCATCGAGACCGCCGTGAA
Coding sequences within it:
- a CDS encoding acyl-CoA synthetase, which produces MGTSLVSDLLPQGHALLRMLQRRVVDPARPDVALRALGYNRQYGPQAALVIKGAAENPDRIAIVDERGTLTYAQYEAQSNALARGLRASGLKSGDVIAVLARDHRGLLLIISAAARAGMRLAMMNTGFAKPQFAEVCAREKVQAVFHDSEFTSLLDALPDDMPQYLTWVDDADEVPTGAKTIDQLILGRDAKRVPPPEKQGGFIILTSGTTGLPKGATRSKVPSLATAMLVDRIPFKRRGTVVIASPIFHSTGFAMWSAGMSVGCTTVTMRRFDPENTLKLIADNRADMLVAVPTMLTRMLSLPAETLAKYDTSCLKSVVVAGSAVSPELSEKFQDVFGDVLYNVYGSTEVAVATVAQPKDLRTAPGTVGKPPVLTTVRLYDENDALVEGVGKRGRVFVRAGAPFEGYSDGRTKQIIDGHLSSGDMGHWDEHGLLHIDGRDDDMIVSGGENVYPLEVENLLVTRDDVVEAAVIGVPDPEFGQRLRAFVVIDGGAPSDEEALVKDLKEFVRGNLARFKVPRDVVFLETLPRNPTGKIVRRELPKD
- a CDS encoding 4-hydroxyphenylacetate 3-hydroxylase family protein, whose product is MTTTESAPRNGIDTSATNPAENAPANSVRNFASRPMTGDEYIESLRDDREIWLHGERVKDVTTHPAFRNPVRMTARLYDSMHTGEHVDAVTTPTDTGNGGVTMPFFKAPTSAEDMLKERDAIATWARMTYGWMGRSPDYKASFLGTLHANKELYSPFQANAERWYKESQEKVLYWNHAIINPPVDRQLPPDEVGDVFMKVEKETDAGLIVSGAKVVATGSAITNYNFIAHYGLPIKKKEFALICTVPMDAPGVKLICRSSFTQNAAVMGSPFDYPLSSRMDENDTIFVFDKVLVPWENVFMYGDVEKINAFFPQSGFLPRFTFQGCTRLAVKLDFIAGLLMKALDATGAGGFRGVQTRVGEVIGWRNLFWSLTESMARDPEPWVGDTVLPKLEYGLTYRMFMIQGYPRIKEIIEQDVASGLIYLPSSSLDFKSPDVRPYLDKYVRGSDGMPAVERVKIMKALWDSIGSEFGGRHELYERNYSGNHENVKAELLFAAQNRGGVSSMKGLAEQCLAEYDLDGWTVPDLIGNDDVSFFAKK
- a CDS encoding flavin reductase family protein; amino-acid sequence: MEQRELRNIFGQFASGVTVITCTNSDGTAHGATVTAFTAVSMEPRLCQVTMTKKSKACAYLSDAPFAVNVLAADQVDIAMNFAGRPCEPGPVWAEGPTAPIICGAAATFSCIPWAQYDGGDHVIFIGEIVAAESSGKQPLLFYRSTFHDLGAPSSAAVWSGSCDDPLNGWFDAETSFTPLHLLPATPIGSN